In the Roseofilum reptotaenium CS-1145 genome, CAATGGTATCCAGAAGCTAAAGTATATTGTAATGGCGAGTTTGTAATGACCGTGGGTTCAACTCAGCCAGAACTTCATGTGGATGTCTGGTCTGGAAATCATCCGTTTTATACAGGAACTCAGAAAATTATTGACACTGAAGGACGGGTGGAACGATTCCAGAAACGGTATAACTGGATGGGAAGTACAGGTAACAAGAAGTAGCAGCTATTGC is a window encoding:
- the rpmE gene encoding 50S ribosomal protein L31 is translated as MPKSDIHPQWYPEAKVYCNGEFVMTVGSTQPELHVDVWSGNHPFYTGTQKIIDTEGRVERFQKRYNWMGSTGNKK